In Bos taurus isolate L1 Dominette 01449 registration number 42190680 breed Hereford chromosome 9, ARS-UCD2.0, whole genome shotgun sequence, a single genomic region encodes these proteins:
- the WTAP gene encoding pre-mRNA-splicing regulator WTAP isoform X3: protein MTNEEPLPKKVRLSETDFKVMARDELILRWKQYEAYVQALEGKYTDLNSNDVTGLRESEEKLKQQQQESARRENILVMRLATKEQEMQECTTQIQYLKQVQQPSVAQLRSAMVDPAINLLFLKMKSELEQTKDKLEQAQNELSAWKFTPDRGLMASDYSEEVATSEKFPF from the exons ATGACCAACGAAGAACCTCTTCCCAAAAAG GTTCGACTGAGTGAAACAGACTTCAAAGTTATGGCACGAGATGAATTAATTCTaag GTGGAAACAGTATGAAGCCTATGTGCAAGCTTTGGAGGGCAAGTACACAGATCTCAACT CTAATGATGTAACTGGCTTAAGGGAatctgaagaaaaactaaagcagcagcagcaagaatctGCACGCAGGGAAAACATTCTTGTAATGCGACTAGCAACCAAGGAGCAAGAAATGCAAGAGTGTACT ACTCAGATCCAGTACCTCAAGCAAGTCCAGCAGCCTAGCGTTGCACAACTGAGATCAGCAATGGTGGACCCAGCGATCAACTTGTTATtcctaaaaatgaaaagtgaactgGAACAGACTAAAGACAAACTGGAACAAGCCCAAAATGAACTGAGTGCCTGGAAGTTTACGCCTGATAG AGGCCTGATGGCGTCGGACTATTCCGAAGAAGTGGCCACCTCCGAAAAATTCCCCTTCTAG
- the WTAP gene encoding pre-mRNA-splicing regulator WTAP isoform X1 produces MTNEEPLPKKVRLSETDFKVMARDELILRWKQYEAYVQALEGKYTDLNSNDVTGLRESEEKLKQQQQESARRENILVMRLATKEQEMQECTTQIQYLKQVQQPSVAQLRSAMVDPAINLLFLKMKSELEQTKDKLEQAQNELSAWKFTPDSQTGKKLMAKCRMLIQENQELGRQLSQGRIAQLEAELALQKKYSEELKSSQDELNDFIIQLDEEVEGMQSTILVLQQQLKETRQQLAQYQQQQSQAAGPSTSRTTSSEPVGQAEATGKDCSRLANGPSNGSSSRQRTSGSGFHREGDTAEDDFPSSPGNGNKASSSSEERTGRGGSSYVNQLSAGYESVDSPTGSENSLTHHSNDTDSSHDPQEEKPVSGKGNRTAASRHVQNGLDSSVNVQGSVL; encoded by the exons ATGACCAACGAAGAACCTCTTCCCAAAAAG GTTCGACTGAGTGAAACAGACTTCAAAGTTATGGCACGAGATGAATTAATTCTaag GTGGAAACAGTATGAAGCCTATGTGCAAGCTTTGGAGGGCAAGTACACAGATCTCAACT CTAATGATGTAACTGGCTTAAGGGAatctgaagaaaaactaaagcagcagcagcaagaatctGCACGCAGGGAAAACATTCTTGTAATGCGACTAGCAACCAAGGAGCAAGAAATGCAAGAGTGTACT ACTCAGATCCAGTACCTCAAGCAAGTCCAGCAGCCTAGCGTTGCACAACTGAGATCAGCAATGGTGGACCCAGCGATCAACTTGTTATtcctaaaaatgaaaagtgaactgGAACAGACTAAAGACAAACTGGAACAAGCCCAAAATGAACTGAGTGCCTGGAAGTTTACGCCTGATAG CCAAACAGGCAAAAAGTTAATGGCGAAGTGTCGAATGCTTATCCAGGAGAATCAAGAGCTTGGAAGGCAGCTGTCCCAGGGACGTATTGCACAACTTGAAGCAGAGTTGGCTTTACAGAAGAAATATAGTGAGGAGCTTAAAAGCAGTCAGGATG AACTGAATGACTTCATCATTCAACTTGACGAAGAAGTAGAGGGTATGCAGAGTACCATTCTAGTTCTTCAGCAACAACTGAAGGAGACGCGCCAGCAGTTGGCTCAGTACCAACAGCAGCAGTCTCAAGCCGCAGGCCCGAGTACCAGCAGGACTACATCTTCGGAGCCTGTAGGACAGGCAGAGGCCACAGGTAAAGACTGCAGTCGTCTGGCCAACGGACCAAGTAATGGCAGTTCCTCCCGGCAGAGGACGTCTGGGTCTGGATTTCACAGGGAGGGGGACACAGCCGAAGATGACTttccttcttctccagggaatgggAATAAGGCCTCCAGCAGCTCGGAGGAGAGAACTGGCAGAGGAGGTAGTAGTTACGTAAACCAACTCAGTGCGGGGTATGAAAGTGTAGACTCTCCCACGGGCAGTGAAAACTCTCTCACACACCACTCAAATGACACAGACTCCAGTCATGACCCGCAAGAGGAGAAACCTGTGAGTGGGAAAGGTAACCGAACTGCGGCCTCCCGCCACGTTCAGAATGGCTTGGACTCAAGTGTAAATGTACAGGGTTCAgttttgtaa
- the WTAP gene encoding pre-mRNA-splicing regulator WTAP isoform X4 codes for MTNEEPLPKKVRLSETDFKVMARDELILRWKQYEAYVQALEGKYTDLNSNDVTGLRESEEKLKQQQQESARRENILVMRLATKEQEMQECTTQIQYLKQVQQPSVAQLRSAMVDPAINLLFLKMKSELEQTKDKLEQAQNELSAWKFTPDR; via the exons ATGACCAACGAAGAACCTCTTCCCAAAAAG GTTCGACTGAGTGAAACAGACTTCAAAGTTATGGCACGAGATGAATTAATTCTaag GTGGAAACAGTATGAAGCCTATGTGCAAGCTTTGGAGGGCAAGTACACAGATCTCAACT CTAATGATGTAACTGGCTTAAGGGAatctgaagaaaaactaaagcagcagcagcaagaatctGCACGCAGGGAAAACATTCTTGTAATGCGACTAGCAACCAAGGAGCAAGAAATGCAAGAGTGTACT ACTCAGATCCAGTACCTCAAGCAAGTCCAGCAGCCTAGCGTTGCACAACTGAGATCAGCAATGGTGGACCCAGCGATCAACTTGTTATtcctaaaaatgaaaagtgaactgGAACAGACTAAAGACAAACTGGAACAAGCCCAAAATGAACTGAGTGCCTGGAAGTTTACGCCTGATAGGTAA
- the WTAP gene encoding pre-mRNA-splicing regulator WTAP isoform X2, producing MRLATKEQEMQECTTQIQYLKQVQQPSVAQLRSAMVDPAINLLFLKMKSELEQTKDKLEQAQNELSAWKFTPDSQTGKKLMAKCRMLIQENQELGRQLSQGRIAQLEAELALQKKYSEELKSSQDELNDFIIQLDEEVEGMQSTILVLQQQLKETRQQLAQYQQQQSQAAGPSTSRTTSSEPVGQAEATGKDCSRLANGPSNGSSSRQRTSGSGFHREGDTAEDDFPSSPGNGNKASSSSEERTGRGGSSYVNQLSAGYESVDSPTGSENSLTHHSNDTDSSHDPQEEKPVSGKGNRTAASRHVQNGLDSSVNVQGSVL from the exons ATGCGACTAGCAACCAAGGAGCAAGAAATGCAAGAGTGTACT ACTCAGATCCAGTACCTCAAGCAAGTCCAGCAGCCTAGCGTTGCACAACTGAGATCAGCAATGGTGGACCCAGCGATCAACTTGTTATtcctaaaaatgaaaagtgaactgGAACAGACTAAAGACAAACTGGAACAAGCCCAAAATGAACTGAGTGCCTGGAAGTTTACGCCTGATAG CCAAACAGGCAAAAAGTTAATGGCGAAGTGTCGAATGCTTATCCAGGAGAATCAAGAGCTTGGAAGGCAGCTGTCCCAGGGACGTATTGCACAACTTGAAGCAGAGTTGGCTTTACAGAAGAAATATAGTGAGGAGCTTAAAAGCAGTCAGGATG AACTGAATGACTTCATCATTCAACTTGACGAAGAAGTAGAGGGTATGCAGAGTACCATTCTAGTTCTTCAGCAACAACTGAAGGAGACGCGCCAGCAGTTGGCTCAGTACCAACAGCAGCAGTCTCAAGCCGCAGGCCCGAGTACCAGCAGGACTACATCTTCGGAGCCTGTAGGACAGGCAGAGGCCACAGGTAAAGACTGCAGTCGTCTGGCCAACGGACCAAGTAATGGCAGTTCCTCCCGGCAGAGGACGTCTGGGTCTGGATTTCACAGGGAGGGGGACACAGCCGAAGATGACTttccttcttctccagggaatgggAATAAGGCCTCCAGCAGCTCGGAGGAGAGAACTGGCAGAGGAGGTAGTAGTTACGTAAACCAACTCAGTGCGGGGTATGAAAGTGTAGACTCTCCCACGGGCAGTGAAAACTCTCTCACACACCACTCAAATGACACAGACTCCAGTCATGACCCGCAAGAGGAGAAACCTGTGAGTGGGAAAGGTAACCGAACTGCGGCCTCCCGCCACGTTCAGAATGGCTTGGACTCAAGTGTAAATGTACAGGGTTCAgttttgtaa